Within Wyeomyia smithii strain HCP4-BCI-WySm-NY-G18 chromosome 2, ASM2978416v1, whole genome shotgun sequence, the genomic segment tctctaacgatacaacgaaatgacaactgaaaccgaaacacgattgatttttcatttttaatatttttattccatggcctactggcgcatagtttaatttaacagaaggccaacaactcaacggatatgtacatgtaactatcatatgaattttcacttttataatgctaaaaactgaagaaaaacatcaaggtgtacggatttctatactgtacgggtttcgatccagcacggtacttgCGTTTATTCTTTGATAGCCGAAAATGCAAGAAAAaccaaaacttaaaaaaaataaacttgaatGTTGAGCTTATAAAAACGCTTTTCGGCAACGCTGTGGTTTACGATTTTCAATGAATTGCTGGTAACACCATTCGATGGTATACAGGAGTATACAGTAAAGCGCGGAATACTTactggcgaaaaaaaaaacatgtaagaAACCGCGGTATTCTAAAAATcttcgtaaaaaaacgcgtcatTTTAAAATCCTAGTAAAAATCGTGTGATTTGAAAAACCGTCGTTGAAAATTCTGCGTCCGGTGAGGTACCGTTTACAATGTTTTATAACGTAAACATTTACAATGTTTTACTAACGTTTAGCGCACAACAATTCTCAGGCGCAGATTTTTTATGCTACCTTGCAACTTTTTTATGTTTCTCATTCCGTTGCCGCGATTGAAAATTACCTGACGTGAAAACTGTCTGCCGTTACCACCCGTGGAGAGCTGGATACATGCACGAACTGTAATTCAATGAGTTTCAAGCCGTTTTGATTCGTGATCTTAGAACCGAAAAaaacgatatattttttttgaatcacagTTTGCTCAGAAAACACAACTTTTTAGGATGAGTTCAACTTCTTTTTGGTAACAATAAATTTAACAACTAAAACTGACAGCAATCACCAACAAAACCCATTTTATTGAGATTTGATTCATTTGTGCAGTTGTAATCCTAATATTGAGCgcaaataataattaaaaaaaaatctgtgaaataCTATTATCAGAAAATAAAATTGTCTAGCCCCTCGCAACGAATAATATCGATATGATATCGCTCTCGAAATCGGCATGTAAATACCGATTTTTCAACGCTTGTTTTTGATCGACTTTATCGCCCAATGTCGCATTGCGATtgcgaataaaaaaatatgagtCAGTCACGTTGTTTACAAACGTTTTTGAAtgtgtttcaattttttcatcaatttaacAGTAAAATACTtgaagtaggaaaaaataatgTGCGATGAACCTGAACCATCTTCTTCCTGCGTGCGATCTGCCTGTCCTGTGTGTGACAAGCTGTTTTCTATGGACGAAATTGAAAAACATGTAGACCGTTGTTTGTTCTTGAATTCTGCGGAGGGAGCCTCCGTATCGTCGTCATCTTCGATCCGGGAAAATGCCAATAGTCAGAATCAGAACCTGGTACGAGATACGAAACGTAGCTTTAGTATTTTTGAGAAGTCGCCTTCTGTTCATTCATGTAAGCGCGCAAAAGGTGACAGCAATTCTCAGACCGTAGAAGGAATGGAGAAACAAATCATCGATTTGTCTGACGACGATGTTAATCCAGTAGAGAAAAATACAGTGGAACTAAAGCATACAAATCAAAATAAGAGTTTAGATTTCAGTGTTCCactggcagaaaaaatgagGCCAATTGAGTTGTCCGATTACGTCGGACAAGAGCACATTATTGGTAGAAGTACAGTGTTGCGAACACTTTTCGAAAACAACACGATTCCGAGTATGATATTTTGGGGACCTCCAGGTTGTGGTAAAACCACACTAGCACACATTATTGCAAATCATTGTAAAAAACATGACAATATGCGATTTGTTAAATTGTCAGCTACAATGAGCGGTGTTAATGATGTTAAGGAAGCCGTGAAGGTggctaaaaatgaaatgaaattcaaaCGGAAAACAATACTGTTTATGGACGAGATTCACCGCTTCAACAAGTTGCAGCAAGACATCTTTTTGCCACATGTGGAAAGTGGTACAATAACGCTGATTGGTGCCACTACTGAAAATCCCTCTTTTAGTCTTAATTCTGCTTTGTTGAGTCGGTGTCGAGTAATTGTTCTCGAAAAACTTTCGGTGGATGCgatgatacaaattttgaagcGAGCCTTACCAGAATACGATACTGTCCTTCTTGAAAATAATAACGCTAAACCCGATATTAGCAAGCTGCATTTTTTGCCGAAGTAAGTCTATCAAGACTCTATTGGTAATTACATATAGCATTAACTTCATATTTTACAGAATGATGATTACTTCAGAAACCATACGATGGCTGGCGGAAGTTTGCGATGGAGATGCCCGTATTGGACTAAACAGTCTTCAGCTGGCTCTGAATACTGTTACAACACAGCACCGACAGGAAGACCAAAGCACTCTCAAACTTATTTCATTACACGAAATCCAGGAGGGTATTAAGGTAAGCTATTGATGTAAATCCCAGTTCGCCAGTTTTTGTAAGAATAGGGCACTTCATTTAATTTTTCGTGTAATCATTTGAAGAAATCCCACCTGCTCTACGACCGCAAAGGAGATCAACATTACGAACTGATATCTGCTCTGCACAAATCAATTCGTGCCTCCGATGATAATGCTGCTTTATATTGGTGCACTCGAATGTTGATTTCTGGAGAAGATCCCCGTTACCTTGTTCGCCGAATGATCCGAATGGCTAGTGAAGACATAGGAATAGCCGACAACAATGCTCTCACAGTAGCAACTTCCACATTAGCGGCGGTCCAAGCCGTAGGCATGCCTGAGGCAGATTGTATTATAGCACACTGTGCTGTTTATCTGGCAAGAGCTCCTAAAAGTCGAGAAGTATACAATGCATTCAATCGTTGCAAAGCAGCGCTGGAGTGTCAAAAAGGACCAATGCCGAGTGTCCCATTACATCTGCGTAATGCAACCACTAAACTTATGCGAGATCTGAGCTACGGCGTAGGATACAATCTAATGCAAAAGGATCAATCCGGATTACAATACATGCCGGAAGGATTGGAGGATGAAAATTATTTCTCTGAGTAAGACGTACgcattttgttgaaaataaaagtttCACTTAGTTTGTATAAATCGTTTATTCATCAGCTGAAACTACCGAATGACCATATTCAGCATATCCTGAAAATCGCAGAACTCAGAGTATTCGGCATCCTCCGGGTCAATTTCCCTGCACCCTACAATAGGAAAatataatcaaattttaatATTAAGTTACACAAGCATATATACACTATCAAACACTTCAAGTGTTCAGATAGTGGTGCATAGAAAAATATGTAAATCATTAAGGAATCATCCAACATATAAGACTTTTATCATCATTTGATGCAATTGGGGCAACATCAAATTAAATAGTATTTGGGAACTCACCTTTCGGAATCTTAGTGTTCGAGTGACATGGGTGCAATCAGCGCATAGCTATGTGTCAAAGATATGTTGACACATTTTTGCTGCCTTTTTCCTGCAAtgattacaaaacaaataataatttataaaatcTTCGAAAACTGAGAGTACAGTAGTCTAAATACTAAACAAATCTACAGATAGTGGTGCATAAAAATACTGAATCATACTATTCATTTCTTTAAAAGGATTTTTATCATCATGGAGATtttacaaacatatttttgaaatcaatACATTACCTTCCAAGTTCAGCATATTTCAGCTACACACGTgctgaaaaacaagaaaaaaataacatgaaCTAACGTAAAACAGTTAgaatttgtttttcaagtttAATTAATAATCAGATAGTGGTGCATATTGAGAAATTAAATCAACGTAATTCATTTGTCTTTTAGGATTTCTATCATCATTGATATTGAATGACTGGCTTGTCCCATAAGTAGACATATCTATACTTACAATGAATCAATCataaaataacctcacttttcatGAAGCTACACGTGTTTAAACAATGAAATAGATATTGTGCATCATTCGCATTGATTAAAAAATCAATACTTCTCCAAATTAGCTACATCGTATATATTTTATTAGTATAAAACCTTGAGACTTTTACAAATTAGTGTATCACTCCTAAAACTTTAAACACTTCAGGACGAACGTTCGAATGAAAATGGACGACAACGAAAACTAcgtccagagatgccagatgtttttggaaaatgtttgcAACTtatcgaaaaaccggaaaaatctgcttgaaatctgaaatacagtccgattttttacgcggtttttttatacgcggtttttttacgaggttatttttacgtggatttttgaattaacgcggttttttttacgcgataccgcgctagttcaaaaaaattttcaggaATTCGAAAAAATTCAGaggaattaacgtgggttgcaaccagaaacgtttaagtgtttatctagtaaaagacttagtccaaataatactctccgcccaccgaaagatccggaatgaccgtcaaagaggacaattttaaatactggttctagagcgtctcgagttttttctaaagctctcttgctggactactttacgcggatttttaaaaaaacgtggtttttttacgcggatttttgaattaacgcggttttttttacgctgatattttaattagcgcggtttttttttacgcggattttcgaattaacgcggtttttttacgaggtacgtatccctgcgtaaaaaaaaacctgactgtatatatCAGGACTacttagggcatccttaacggaacgcttctataccccgtttggcagcgctctatcatcacttcacaccgtaccggtcgctgctaaacgcgctagagaaatagtagccgagcttccgggaagcatcgcgctcGCAAATTTAGCAGCCCGataacagcgctgctaaaggtttatgctggatgaaacgtcaaactgAAACGATAGtaacgaccggtgtgaaaacgggtgagtgagcaaaatagccgcgctgtacacagccgccataacaacttaaaggtaccgcactgttaaggatgcccttagtGATTAGGGCGAAACTAACAattaggaaccattcaaatattacataacgcggaatttggctatttccaatacccacccacccccatgtaccgcaattttacatgtttgccacatgcaatataacgcttcgctgaatacctCCCCACCCCTGaacgcgttatgtattatttgaatgatcccttagAGTGCCTGTATAGAGTGTGGCGCCATGTCATCCAAggtaacgctggtaacactcCTTTCTTTTTTCTCTGCACGAGTTTAACGATTTTAACAGGTTGTAAAATATTTCCTTCATAATTGTTCGCAAGCAAAAACCACACAAATATCAACAGATTCGTCAGAGTCCATGTgcgcaattgggttgtttagctattcacagatttccgatttttatatatcatctgaaagagtgtaattttctgagcaaaacgtgattttttaaaactttaaatcgttatccttcggtttttaaatgaagaataaaaattcgctctaaatcgttacaatgacagttggtacagtcgccgttcgctaactgcaagacttttaactgcaacgctttttaactgaaagaccgataactgcaacaactttgtagttatcggaccgcaatccgtcaaatctgatgtcaaagtcatatttgacattgaagtggcaGATCTtgcggggggattctaaatgcattcgaaaatgaaaattgtggaatctcttgaaatatttcaaaaagacTCATTTATTTCTCtcgattttttttgatttcgtttacttgttgtctcttcattctagatgggagataattcactattaatcaatgaagcaaaatcaccatgttatgtggctCACTTTCCGTAagtattataagagaaaaaaatatcccttgtgcattgtttggctagcgttcactactcagcgaggcagtgcatagtagatcacaaacaatactttgtgacctagcgttatatagaccattttacgaactgacaggtgtcacggatcctgctgacattgatgttgcttctaCTTGGTTctgagctttctgtcaaaatttcattcatgaattgagttcagaaacgtcgcgtaaaatggtctattgtaatgatgaactttatcttcacctacatattggttatgtaaagtagttacttaAACTCAATTAATTATaatgcggaaatatgaatatcaaattcaTTAATCGAATAGCTtgtctattttagttttctgctttttttgccactatttcattaaaaaaatacatatcgacatcattgaaaacaaaaatggtggtGACGgaccccctctaaattttggcatgtgttaagtgttgcagttatcgaacggcattcgataactgcaatgtaaacatgttgcagttatcgaacgacgactgtatatGGGCgtactgtcattgtagcgatttcgaacagctttcgagcagtttaaatcgtgatttaaaaagcgaaggacaacgatagatttttgaagtagaatacttctctcaggaagttcggctacatagggatgtgaaatgaaaatctaaaaccgaaaaaagtgaaaaatatgttcaatttcaaatgctaataaagtAATtaattagtattcgatggatttccttcgttcttgcagcaatagattggaaaatcttctaagattcctcccaaatgcagacaattgtaattttatttttcaaactattgtactattgaaaatagtcaagccttgtcaaaacgaaaacttctgcctctgattggtcgttatatgattgcttcccaagcacggtcgacagaatcatagaccttgccattttaaatgtgctatttggcctatataagagcctgtttcacccgaagccgctcattataattctagactgcgacaacagcagcagcagtagcagtgcagtggatatagCAGCaatagcagtgcagcggataacgaccacagctgtggtatggcaacggatagcggagcgcgtctcagcatcgatagtaggaccaggtgatgcagggcagcggataccaatggcaacggaagtgTCGgatactgtggcaacggggatagcgtagcggttgacgttggtctcagcatcaacataagcagggccagctaaggcagtgtggcattttagtgaaatgctgtctctaaGCGATAGCaagcacactagcaaatgcttCTAATGAAAAGAACGTgctggaaaacttttcagtgtttatttcccccaaggaatactttattcgcacttcCATTGATAatgcaaagatgtgatcggcatcttatcaaacattgaattaaacaacaaattgtccttttcaggatgaaataaaaacctaattgaagagttaatattttctcttaaatcaatttacactatcaagaaatttggaacagatatatatttggcttcatctccgtgtctcagaatgTACTGAAtaatcttttccttcagtcatccGAACATCCAAAAacctttcattatcagcataaaaaataatttttcgcataataaaaattcaaaaattatcaagtttaaattatgacaagcaactattttattgagaatggtcaatccttgttgaagcgcaaattcgactgatctgattagtcgttgatatgattgctttccaagcacggtcgacagaatcatagaccttgtcattttgaatttgctatttgtctgtatatcgactgaaatggctatcaatagttatcgatgatttcctactaccatcgataggtttttcatccctatacaagaacctgtttcagccgaagccgctcataatagttctagacagcgactacagcagtcgtcctctcttagcagcagcactagcagtgcagtggatacctgcgatggcggaaagcggccacagctgtggcgtagcaattgatagcgcactagttgcagcggatcccagcaacgatagcagctgggccagctgatgcagggacagtggataccaatggcagcgtatagcggccacaactgtggcatggctatggatagcgcactggtTGCAACGGAtcttagcatcgatagcggctgatgcagtgaggcgctttagtgaaatgcagtctccgTGCGATAGCGggtactagtaaatgcattcaatgaaaagttgactcattttgacaacacatgagctgtctagttttgagtgttaaatcagctttccactgtttattttatcacaaggaatactttattcgcactgtcagtgataacgccaagatctgaacggtatcttatccgatattgaattgaacaacaaattaaaaaatgactgacacgcaagcagccgggttttcttgtaaaagtattctacttcatctttgcggtcatggctttgcacacaaccctcctgtgatttttaaatcacgttttacttagaaaatgcagatctttcagatgacataaaaaactaatatagctaaacaacccaattgtacaAAATAGCACCAAGGTTTCGGCTCCTATCTCAATTTTATGCGgaaaatcaaaatcaagttcCAAAGTTTCTAAGACGGGCAGATTGGTCTGCAAAACGGTAATTATTACTAATTTACATTTGCTGTTTCATCAGGTTTCTGCAGCTATTTATCcgagttaggggccatccacataccacgtggacagcttggggggggggggggttgtgcaTTGTCCACGgtccctacaaaaaaaaaaaagaatttatatgggcatttgtgcaaggggggggggggtcaaaatcgttagaaatctgtccacgtggtatgtggatggccccttatacaACTTCGTTTATAACAGACCATAGCTTTTTAAGATCTCAAGCACAATACTGATATTAAAAGTCGTAGTATGTGGTTTCAGCATTCCTTGTATTGTTTCTGTTTTGTTGATGAAGTTTATTCAATATTTCGAAACCTTGGGCATATAATCTACCGCTATTCGCGtaatagtcctatgtaaaatttgACTGCTTTCTTATTTTTTGCGATGATGGGTCCATTTTGTCATGCTTTTCAACAATAGCCATTAAAAGAGTAAGGTTTGATTCGCACAACCACGATTTAAATGGCTACTCTTAaagagcatgccaaaatggactcATTCCcgcaaaaaacaacaaaacatagGCCTCTAATATgagactgttatgcgaatagcggcagtatacGGCTTTTGTAATCGTTCACAATGCTATTTCCATTATCTAATAAATTAatattcatgtttcatataacgAGCATTCTAGAGTTTTTCTTTAAGGTATCCTCAAATTTATTGATGAAATCTTACACATTTTTTCCAAGGCTTTAAATGCCAAAAATGTTCATACTATGTAATAGATCATAATCAATCAATTATCAAAAAGTTATTAGGGTCATTCATCATTTCATAAATTTTCCTTTATGTTTCAAAGTGGATACTATTgtgtgagcatgagcatgagcatgagcatgattgaccgcccgcggttgctactccgttattgccagatcagctgtaattacacaaagaaccaacagatgatgtttgggaccaacatgcatcctcaatgtgtaaaaacaggtgacctaaatccTATATTAGTCAGgtcattatatttatattaggcaggtcaaagaaggagtttgtataggaatatgttgacgtgatactcgctttattggaagccgagaacacctctgcacttccacgagaaatcactgggatgttggataaaggggaaggtatacagcagggttcgttttggtaaacgatgcgctaatgtcgggttcttgagaacaagtgccgcgtctacaagtttattacaaccgacacgatattcataatgtgattcgaacttatttagtttgacaatgtaacaccgcaacaataaaacgtacgcgaggatacaggatttttgactaaaccgagacaacttaaaattaccgtatatctcctcgtaaggtgatgctctttatacctaaaactattgcgcgttgttgatccatctgtagataatacgacctcatggaaggtaccgacgcgggggttgaaatgatatttatcgactgaacgaaatctacttcgatttccgatgtaataatttagatgcaacgcgcgagcagtctccgacttaacgttgatgaagatgagaaagaaa encodes:
- the LOC129721964 gene encoding ATPase WRNIP1-like, with the translated sequence MCDEPEPSSSCVRSACPVCDKLFSMDEIEKHVDRCLFLNSAEGASVSSSSSIRENANSQNQNLVRDTKRSFSIFEKSPSVHSCKRAKGDSNSQTVEGMEKQIIDLSDDDVNPVEKNTVELKHTNQNKSLDFSVPLAEKMRPIELSDYVGQEHIIGRSTVLRTLFENNTIPSMIFWGPPGCGKTTLAHIIANHCKKHDNMRFVKLSATMSGVNDVKEAVKVAKNEMKFKRKTILFMDEIHRFNKLQQDIFLPHVESGTITLIGATTENPSFSLNSALLSRCRVIVLEKLSVDAMIQILKRALPEYDTVLLENNNAKPDISKLHFLPKMMITSETIRWLAEVCDGDARIGLNSLQLALNTVTTQHRQEDQSTLKLISLHEIQEGIKKSHLLYDRKGDQHYELISALHKSIRASDDNAALYWCTRMLISGEDPRYLVRRMIRMASEDIGIADNNALTVATSTLAAVQAVGMPEADCIIAHCAVYLARAPKSREVYNAFNRCKAALECQKGPMPSVPLHLRNATTKLMRDLSYGVGYNLMQKDQSGLQYMPEGLEDENYFSE